The following are from one region of the Hyalangium gracile genome:
- a CDS encoding DUF2147 domain-containing protein — protein sequence MTANRWLGLATLTVLFASSAMAQAQAQAPSPVGRWTTIDDETKKPKSVIAIYEEGGKLFGKIEKTFPEPNEEQNPVCKKCEGALKDKPIIGMVIMRDLKKDDDEWSGGTILDPSNGKTYKVKISVEDGGKKLKVRGYIGLSLIGRTQHWVRAE from the coding sequence ATGACTGCAAACCGTTGGTTGGGACTGGCCACGCTGACCGTGCTGTTCGCCTCGAGCGCCATGGCCCAGGCCCAGGCCCAGGCCCCGAGTCCGGTGGGGCGCTGGACCACCATCGATGACGAGACGAAGAAGCCCAAGTCCGTCATCGCCATCTACGAGGAGGGCGGCAAGCTGTTCGGGAAGATCGAGAAGACCTTCCCCGAGCCCAACGAGGAGCAGAACCCGGTCTGCAAGAAGTGCGAGGGGGCGCTGAAGGACAAGCCCATCATCGGCATGGTCATCATGCGCGACCTCAAGAAGGACGATGATGAGTGGTCGGGCGGAACGATCCTCGACCCGAGCAACGGCAAGACCTACAAGGTCAAGATCTCCGTCGAGGACGGAGGCAAGAAGCTGAAGGTCCGCGGCTACATCGGCCTGTCGCTCATCGGGCGGACCCAGCACTGGGTCCGCGCCGAGTAG
- a CDS encoding TadE/TadG family type IV pilus assembly protein, with product MFPRTIGPQRGESGQAAVESALTLPLTLFLILGTLQLFMMLQGRVMAEYAAFEAARAGSRHHGDCKHMAHAALAGLLPSIVPYLGNGTPGSTPEEKLAMAWRQRVGSTENPDPRYLPGVDGTHDGPVFWLVREQPLSADVPHPEDFRFDAPFQEGGGMRLEVRLIYWFPLKIPFADWVMSHMFLASLGLRDFNGANPLMLARRQAGWKAGKSPRSLDDGIREELVSRLAARQYVFPIQATHGMRMMTPARARHFQNQNCGSAPQSL from the coding sequence ATGTTTCCACGGACGATCGGACCTCAACGGGGGGAGTCGGGTCAGGCGGCGGTCGAGTCCGCGCTGACACTGCCACTCACCCTCTTCCTGATCCTCGGGACGCTGCAGCTCTTCATGATGCTGCAGGGTCGGGTCATGGCTGAGTACGCGGCCTTCGAGGCGGCGCGCGCGGGCAGCCGGCACCACGGCGACTGCAAGCACATGGCGCACGCGGCCCTGGCGGGACTGCTGCCGAGCATCGTGCCCTATCTCGGCAACGGGACGCCGGGAAGCACTCCCGAGGAGAAGCTAGCGATGGCCTGGCGCCAGCGCGTAGGCAGCACGGAGAACCCTGATCCCCGGTACCTGCCAGGCGTGGACGGGACGCATGACGGGCCTGTCTTCTGGCTGGTGCGCGAGCAGCCCTTGTCCGCCGACGTGCCTCATCCGGAGGACTTCAGGTTCGACGCCCCCTTCCAGGAAGGCGGTGGCATGCGGCTGGAGGTGCGTCTCATCTACTGGTTCCCGCTGAAGATCCCCTTCGCGGACTGGGTGATGAGCCACATGTTCCTGGCATCCCTCGGCCTGAGGGACTTCAACGGGGCCAACCCGCTGATGCTCGCGCGGAGGCAGGCGGGCTGGAAGGCGGGCAAGTCGCCCCGGTCATTGGACGACGGAATCCGGGAAGAGCTCGTGAGCCGCCTGGCGGCCAGGCAGTACGTCTTTCCCATCCAGGCCACGCACGGCATGCGGATGATGACGCCGGCTCGGGCGAGGCACTTCCAGAACCAGAACTGCGGCAGCGCTCCGCAGAGCTTGTGA
- a CDS encoding ATP-binding protein — translation MATAWKAQVLGLAQLEGPEGQRVRLERRAAALLAYLGLEGPSPKSSVATLLWPDSPSATARGNMRQLLRRLRLASGGLELVEADSERLALGSSPRLDVALLRHAAVAQSHAEVLEAVRAGGGGVLLCGLDFDDCEELAGWLDGARAAVEGWVRNAREAELRRHLALCDWTAALTLAQDWVRQEPSSEQAGCHLIRLHHLRGDRSAALTAFERLRSTLAQDLGVTPMPDTLALVRQIEKGTSLPRPVPVAFPSLPVSVLRPPVLVGRAAAWRQLQDGLNSGQLLFISGEPGSGKSRLAEEFAASQGRWVRMEGRPEDPDIPFSSQARTFRVLLARRPDVKLADWVRAELSRIVPELGDARPLPPLASEAAELRFYEANVEAMGQLLAHERLVVADDVQYWDRASARVFVYALKRMLESGAGSSPRPCFIDCYRRGELPPYAEAYVRQLVDSGMARIIELGPLSPEEVRQLLAGLELPGAEAHADNLARYTGGNPLAIIETLKHLIETDSLHQEWPHRLPPPGRVGPLIQRRLARLSPLALQTAQLAALADSHFRAALAPEALEVPASAVHAALCELEAAQILVGERFSHDLVLEAVRASLPSAAARLLHGRLATVLERERAPASLLAHHWREAGREERALPHLLASAHAGEVLQLPVLGLEVRAS, via the coding sequence GTGGCGACTGCATGGAAAGCTCAGGTGCTGGGGCTCGCCCAGCTGGAGGGCCCGGAGGGGCAGCGGGTGAGGTTGGAGCGGCGGGCCGCGGCGCTGCTGGCCTATCTGGGTTTGGAGGGGCCCTCGCCCAAGTCCTCCGTGGCGACCCTGCTGTGGCCCGACTCTCCTTCTGCCACGGCGCGCGGCAACATGCGCCAGCTCCTGCGTCGCCTGCGGCTGGCGTCCGGCGGCCTGGAGCTGGTGGAGGCGGACTCCGAACGGCTGGCCCTGGGGTCCTCGCCGCGGCTGGATGTCGCGCTCCTGAGGCACGCGGCGGTGGCTCAGTCCCACGCCGAGGTGCTGGAAGCGGTGCGCGCTGGCGGCGGCGGCGTGCTGCTGTGTGGCCTCGACTTTGACGACTGCGAGGAGCTGGCCGGATGGCTGGATGGCGCCCGCGCCGCCGTGGAGGGCTGGGTGCGCAATGCGCGCGAGGCGGAGCTCCGGCGCCACCTGGCCCTGTGTGATTGGACGGCCGCGCTCACCCTGGCCCAGGACTGGGTGCGGCAGGAGCCCTCGTCAGAGCAGGCCGGCTGTCACCTCATCCGCCTGCACCACCTGCGAGGAGATCGGAGCGCGGCCCTCACCGCCTTCGAGCGCCTGCGCTCGACGCTCGCGCAGGACCTGGGGGTGACTCCCATGCCCGACACCCTGGCCCTGGTGCGCCAGATCGAGAAGGGCACTTCGCTTCCCCGCCCGGTACCTGTCGCCTTCCCCTCGCTGCCCGTGTCCGTGCTGCGCCCTCCGGTGCTCGTGGGCCGTGCCGCCGCCTGGCGCCAGCTGCAGGACGGGTTGAACTCGGGCCAGCTCCTGTTCATCTCCGGCGAGCCGGGGAGCGGAAAGTCCCGCCTGGCCGAGGAGTTCGCGGCCTCGCAGGGGCGGTGGGTGCGGATGGAGGGGCGCCCCGAGGATCCGGACATCCCCTTCTCCTCGCAGGCACGGACCTTCCGCGTGCTCCTGGCGCGCCGACCGGACGTGAAGCTGGCGGACTGGGTGCGCGCGGAGCTCTCGCGCATCGTGCCGGAGCTGGGAGACGCGCGCCCGTTGCCGCCTCTGGCCTCCGAGGCGGCCGAGCTGCGCTTCTACGAAGCGAACGTCGAGGCGATGGGGCAGCTCCTCGCGCATGAGCGCCTCGTCGTCGCGGATGATGTGCAGTACTGGGACAGGGCCAGCGCCCGGGTGTTCGTCTACGCGCTCAAGCGGATGCTGGAGTCCGGTGCTGGCTCCTCACCGCGCCCCTGCTTCATCGACTGTTACCGTCGCGGTGAGCTCCCCCCGTACGCGGAGGCCTACGTCCGGCAGCTCGTGGACTCGGGGATGGCGCGCATCATCGAGCTGGGGCCGCTGTCTCCGGAGGAGGTGCGTCAGCTGCTGGCGGGGCTGGAGCTGCCCGGCGCCGAGGCCCACGCCGACAACCTGGCGCGTTATACGGGAGGCAACCCGCTGGCCATCATCGAGACGCTCAAGCACCTCATCGAGACCGACTCCCTGCACCAGGAGTGGCCCCATCGCCTGCCACCTCCTGGCCGCGTAGGCCCGCTCATCCAGCGCCGGCTGGCGCGGCTCTCGCCCCTGGCGCTTCAGACGGCCCAGCTGGCCGCGCTCGCGGACTCGCACTTCCGCGCCGCGCTGGCTCCCGAGGCGCTCGAGGTACCCGCCAGCGCGGTGCACGCGGCGCTCTGCGAGCTGGAGGCGGCGCAGATCCTGGTGGGGGAGCGCTTCAGCCATGACCTGGTCCTCGAGGCGGTCCGGGCCTCCCTTCCCTCCGCGGCCGCGCGGCTGCTCCATGGCCGGCTGGCCACGGTGCTCGAGCGGGAGAGGGCTCCGGCCAGTCTTCTGGCCCACCACTGGAGGGAGGCGGGGCGAGAGGAGCGCGCACTGCCGCACCTGCTCGCCTCGGCGCACGCGGGCGAGGTGCTCCAGCTGCCCGTGTTGGGCCTGGAGGTGCGCGCCTCCTGA
- a CDS encoding SIR2 family NAD-dependent protein deacylase, with translation MQEALSALIEAVQATHPGQILIVTGAGVSHASGIPTFRGTDKDAIWKRDVMELGTYRFFRENPAGSWQWYLSRFAKLEGARPNPGHLAITALERFQLARGGDFLLVTQNIDTLHEQAGTQRMIKVHGSSDRFRCSVPDCSLGEPEGSIAASEVDLTAFRKEPVEANVPRCPACGGFLRMHVLWFDEYYAEHRDYGWHAACRAAEQEARLVIFAGTSFAVGVTDMVLRAARMRDVPVFNIDPTPRISDDDVTSIAAGAEVALVEVCKALGVAV, from the coding sequence ATGCAGGAAGCTCTCTCCGCCCTCATCGAGGCCGTGCAGGCAACGCACCCCGGACAGATCCTCATCGTCACCGGCGCGGGCGTCAGCCATGCCAGCGGCATTCCCACCTTCCGAGGCACCGACAAGGACGCCATCTGGAAGCGCGATGTCATGGAGCTCGGCACCTACCGGTTCTTCCGCGAGAACCCCGCGGGCTCCTGGCAATGGTACCTCTCGCGTTTCGCGAAGCTCGAGGGCGCGCGGCCCAACCCGGGGCACCTCGCCATCACCGCGCTGGAGCGCTTCCAGCTCGCCCGGGGCGGCGACTTCCTGCTGGTCACGCAGAACATCGACACCCTGCACGAGCAGGCGGGCACCCAGCGCATGATCAAGGTGCACGGCAGCAGCGATCGCTTCCGCTGCTCCGTGCCGGACTGCTCGCTGGGCGAGCCCGAGGGCTCCATCGCCGCCAGCGAAGTCGACCTCACCGCCTTCCGGAAGGAGCCGGTGGAGGCCAACGTGCCGCGCTGCCCGGCGTGCGGCGGCTTCCTGCGCATGCACGTCCTGTGGTTCGACGAGTACTACGCCGAGCACCGGGACTATGGCTGGCACGCCGCGTGCCGTGCCGCGGAGCAGGAGGCTCGCCTGGTCATCTTCGCTGGCACGTCGTTCGCGGTGGGGGTGACGGACATGGTGCTGCGCGCGGCACGCATGCGCGACGTGCCCGTCTTCAACATCGACCCCACCCCGCGCATCAGCGACGATGACGTCACGTCCATCGCCGCCGGCGCGGAGGTCGCCCTGGTCGAGGTGTGCAAGGCGCTCGGAGTGGCGGTGTAG